A genomic region of Trifolium pratense cultivar HEN17-A07 linkage group LG3, ARS_RC_1.1, whole genome shotgun sequence contains the following coding sequences:
- the LOC123914591 gene encoding uncharacterized mitochondrial protein AtMg00810-like — translation MRGGLFLSQSTYVGEIIARAGMASCKPSATPVDTKQKLSTSVGTLYEDPTLYRSLARALQYLTFSRPDISYAVQHVCLHMHAPCINHMLALKCILRYIQGTLHYGLHLHPSLIEKLVSYTNADWGGCLDTRRPTSGYCVFLGDNIISWSSKRQPTLSRSSVEAEYRGVANVVSESCWLHNLLLELRFPLSQANLVYCEDVSAIYLSGNPIQHQRTKHIEMDIHFVREKVARGQARVLHVPSRHQITDIFTKGLPHVLFDDFRTSLSVREPPASTAGCDRIKHSCH, via the coding sequence ATGCGAGGTGGACTCTTCCTTAGTCAAAGTACTTATGTTGGTGAAATTATTGCTCGAGCAGGCATGGCCTCGTGCAAACCCTCTGCTACTCCAGTTGACACCAAGCAGAAGCTCAGTACCTCCGTCGGCACTCTGTATGAAGATCCCACCTTATATCGGAGTCTTGCAAGAGCCTTACAGTATCTTACTTTCTCCCGCCCCGACATCTCTTATGCTGTCCAGCATGTGTGTCTTCACATGCATGCTCCCTGTATCAACCATATGCTTGCCCTCAAATGCATCTTGCGCTATATTCAGGGGACCCTACACTATGGTTTGCATCTTCATCCTTCTCTTATTGAGAAACTTGTCTCCTATACTAATGCTGATTGGGGTGGATGCCTTGACACTCGTCGTCCTACCTCCGGCTATTGTGTGTTTCTTGGTGACAACATCATTTCATGGTCTTCCAAGAGGCAACCCACACTTTCTCGCTCTAGTGTAGAAGCTGAGTACAGAGGTGTTGCTAATGTGGTTTCTGAATCTTGTTGGCTTCACAATCTTCTCTTGGAGCTTCGCTTTCCACTATCTCAGGCTAATTTGGTCTACTGTGAAGATGTTAGTGCCATCTACCTTTCTGGTAATCCAATACAACATCAGCGTACTAAACATATTGAGATGGACATTCACTTTGTTCGGGAGAAGGTTGCTCGTGGCCAGGCACGCGTCCTTCATGTTCCTTCTCGTCACCAGATTACTGACATCTTCACCAAAGGCCTACCACATGTTCTATTTGATGATTTCCGGACTAGCCTAAGCGTCCGTGAACCTCCCGCTTCGACTGCGGGGTGTGATAGAATAAAACATTCTTGTCATTAA